From the Rhodoferax sp. WC2427 genome, one window contains:
- a CDS encoding S-(hydroxymethyl)glutathione dehydrogenase/class III alcohol dehydrogenase has product MKTKAAVAWKAGAPLTIETVDLDGPKFGEVLVEIKATGICHTDYYTLSGADPEGIFPAILGHEGAGIVVDVGPGVTTLQKGDHVIPLYTPECRQCKFCLSRKTNLCQLIRGTQGKGLMPDATSRFSLDGQPIFHYMGTSTFSNYTVAPEISLAKIRKDAPFDKVCYIGCGVTTGIGAVLFTAKVEAGANVVVFGLGGIGLNVIQGAKMVGADKIIGVDINPERQAMARQFGMTHFINPKEVPNVVDAIVQLTDGGADYSFECIGNTQVMRQALECTHKGWGRSIIIGVAEAGAEISTRPFQLVTGRKWEGSAFGGARGRTDVPKIVDWYMEGKISIDPLITHTMPLEDINKGFDLMKSGESIRGVVLF; this is encoded by the coding sequence ATGAAAACCAAAGCCGCCGTCGCCTGGAAAGCAGGCGCCCCCCTGACCATCGAAACCGTGGACCTGGACGGCCCCAAGTTCGGCGAAGTGCTGGTCGAGATCAAGGCCACCGGCATCTGCCACACCGACTACTACACCCTCAGCGGTGCCGACCCCGAAGGCATCTTCCCCGCCATCCTGGGCCATGAAGGCGCAGGCATCGTGGTCGACGTCGGCCCCGGTGTCACCACCCTCCAAAAGGGCGACCACGTCATCCCCCTCTACACCCCCGAATGCCGCCAGTGCAAGTTCTGCCTGAGCCGCAAGACCAACCTGTGCCAGCTCATCCGCGGCACCCAGGGCAAGGGCCTGATGCCCGACGCCACCAGCCGCTTCAGCCTGGACGGCCAGCCCATCTTCCACTACATGGGCACCTCCACCTTCAGCAACTACACCGTGGCGCCCGAGATCAGCCTGGCCAAGATCCGCAAGGACGCCCCGTTTGACAAGGTCTGCTACATCGGCTGCGGCGTCACCACCGGCATCGGCGCGGTGCTGTTCACCGCCAAGGTCGAAGCCGGTGCCAACGTGGTCGTCTTCGGCCTGGGCGGTATCGGCCTGAACGTCATCCAGGGCGCCAAGATGGTGGGAGCCGACAAGATCATCGGCGTGGACATCAACCCCGAGCGCCAGGCCATGGCCCGCCAGTTCGGCATGACCCACTTCATCAACCCCAAGGAAGTACCGAATGTGGTTGACGCCATCGTCCAGTTGACCGACGGCGGCGCCGACTACAGCTTCGAATGCATCGGCAACACCCAGGTGATGCGCCAGGCGCTGGAATGCACCCACAAGGGCTGGGGCCGCAGCATCATCATCGGCGTGGCCGAAGCCGGGGCCGAGATCAGCACCCGACCGTTCCAGCTGGTGACCGGGCGCAAATGGGAGGGCTCGGCCTTTGGCGGGGCGCGCGGGCGCACCGACGTGCCGAAGATCGTGGACTGGTACATGGAAGGCAAGATCAGCATCGACCCGCTGATCACCCACACCATGCCGTTGGAAGATATCAACAAGGGGTTTGACCTGATGAAAAGCGGTGAATCGATCCGTGGTGTGGTGCTGTTCTAA
- the gfa gene encoding S-(hydroxymethyl)glutathione synthase, whose product MSLLALHPAIGQSKKPGAAGFGGGTLTCHCSHDPVVVRVDAQVAHNHACGCSKCWKPANALFSIVGVVPRDKVHVVSRPEKLHVVDPNATIQRHACKACGVHMFGRIENKDHAFYGLDFIHTELSQDAGWTGPEFAAFVSSIIETGTPPEQMADIRKELHSVGLETYDCLSPTLMDVLATQVAKLRKAA is encoded by the coding sequence ATGAGCCTTTTAGCTTTGCACCCGGCCATCGGCCAAAGTAAAAAACCCGGCGCAGCGGGTTTTGGCGGCGGCACGCTGACCTGCCACTGCAGCCACGACCCGGTGGTGGTCCGGGTGGATGCCCAGGTGGCGCACAACCACGCCTGCGGCTGTAGCAAGTGCTGGAAACCGGCCAACGCCTTGTTTTCCATCGTCGGTGTGGTGCCGCGCGACAAGGTGCATGTGGTGTCGCGCCCGGAAAAACTGCACGTGGTGGACCCCAACGCCACCATCCAGCGCCATGCCTGCAAGGCCTGCGGCGTGCACATGTTTGGCCGTATCGAGAACAAGGACCACGCGTTCTACGGGCTGGACTTCATCCACACCGAGTTGTCCCAGGATGCCGGATGGACCGGGCCGGAGTTTGCGGCTTTTGTGTCGTCCATCATCGAAACCGGCACCCCGCCGGAGCAGATGGCCGACATCCGCAAAGAGCTGCACAGCGTGGGGCTGGAAACCTACGACTGCCTGTCGCCCACGCTGATGGATGTGCTGGCCACGCAGGTGGCCAAGCTGCGCAAGGCCGCTTAA
- a CDS encoding GlxA family transcriptional regulator, which yields MEKISTSQRRVDMVVYPGFKAIEAIGAMSVFEYANLHLVQEGRPAGYALRVVSDTAGPVASDTHMLLQAQALQANDLPHTAIIVGARQIEVALAAHPAIVDWAAAVAPHITRLVALCSGSFFLAAAGVLDGLPATTHWSVAALLRERFPAVQVQADAIYLRSGRLWTSAGVTAGIDLALALVEDDFGRGLALQVARDLVVYLKRPGGQSQFSVHLTSQNTSHPGIRTIQDWVLSNLSLPLDVALLADRAAMSERNFRRVFAKEVGSSPLQFIESARLEAGRRLLEEGDLPLKSVAGRVGFASEQPLRKLFLKRLGVGPQAYRERFGGARP from the coding sequence ATGGAAAAAATCAGCACATCGCAGCGCCGCGTCGACATGGTGGTCTACCCCGGGTTCAAGGCCATTGAAGCCATCGGCGCGATGAGCGTGTTCGAGTACGCCAACCTGCACCTGGTGCAAGAAGGCCGCCCCGCGGGCTACGCACTGCGCGTCGTGTCCGACACGGCGGGCCCGGTGGCCTCTGACACCCACATGCTGCTGCAGGCCCAGGCCCTGCAGGCCAACGATTTGCCGCACACCGCCATCATCGTGGGCGCACGGCAGATCGAGGTGGCGCTGGCGGCCCACCCGGCCATCGTGGACTGGGCGGCGGCCGTGGCACCGCACATCACGCGGCTGGTGGCGCTGTGTTCGGGCAGCTTTTTTCTGGCGGCGGCGGGCGTGCTGGACGGCCTGCCCGCCACCACCCACTGGAGCGTGGCCGCCCTGCTGCGCGAAAGATTTCCGGCGGTGCAGGTGCAGGCCGACGCGATTTATCTGCGCTCGGGCCGCCTGTGGACATCGGCCGGGGTCACTGCCGGTATCGACCTGGCGCTAGCCCTGGTGGAAGACGACTTTGGCCGCGGCCTGGCGCTGCAGGTGGCGCGCGACCTGGTGGTGTACCTCAAGCGCCCGGGAGGGCAGTCGCAGTTCAGCGTGCACCTCACCAGCCAGAACACCAGCCACCCCGGCATCCGCACCATCCAGGACTGGGTGCTGTCCAACCTGTCGCTGCCGCTGGATGTGGCCCTGCTGGCCGACCGCGCGGCCATGAGCGAGCGCAACTTTCGCCGCGTGTTTGCCAAAGAGGTGGGCAGCAGCCCGCTGCAGTTCATCGAATCGGCCCGGCTGGAAGCGGGCCGCCGCCTGCTGGAAGAAGGCGACCTGCCGCTCAAATCCGTGGCCGGGCGCGTGGGCTTTGCATCCGAGCAACCGCTGCGCAAGCTGTTCCTCAAGCGCCTGGGCGTGGGGCCGCAGGCGTACCGGGAGCGCTTTGGTGGCGCGCGGCCCTGA